The following proteins are co-located in the Vidua macroura isolate BioBank_ID:100142 chromosome 1, ASM2450914v1, whole genome shotgun sequence genome:
- the RMC1 gene encoding regulator of MON1-CCZ1 complex encodes MAAAAGREPPGPAEDEAPGAAAGAAGREGGGGEEGGEGRAKGGAEAGGCYLALCARPVHFEKANPVNCVFFDEANKQVFAVRSGGATGVVVKGLEDRNPISFRMEDKGEVKCIKFSLGNKILAVQRTLKSVDFLNFIPDSPQLEYTQECKTKNANILGFCWTSSTEIVFITDQGIEFYQVLPEKRSLKLLKNQSINVNWYMYCPESSVILLSTTVLGNVLQPFYFKSGTMSKLSKFEIELPAAPKSSKLSLSERDIAMATIYGQLYVLYLRHHSRTSNSTGAEVVLYHLPREGSCKKTHILKLNRTGKFALNVVDNLVVVHHQDTETSVIFDIKLKGEFDGSTTIHQFVLPPRSIQPYQIPVAGPASVTSQAPVPCKLYSSSWIVFQPDIIISASEGYLWSLQVKLEPVVNLLLDKGKLMDFLLQRKECKMVILSVCSQMLSEPERGSLSVIATVFDKLNYEYKKYLEAEQSYTMVVETGLSRSNPLLKRPVRTQAVIDQSDMYTHVLSVFTEKKEAPHKFTIAVLMEYIRSLNQFQIAVQHYLYELVIKTLVQHNLFYMLHQFLQYHVLSDSKPLACLLLSLESIYPPAHQLSLDMLKRLSTANDEIVEVLLSKHQVLAALRFIRGIGGHDSISARKFLDAAKQAEDEMLFYTIFRFFEQRNQRLRGNPSFTPGEHCEEHVTFFKQVFGEQALMKPTTF; translated from the exons ATGGCCGCCGCCGCGGGCCGCGAGCCGCCGGGGCCGGCCGAGGACGAGGCGCCGGGAGCGGCAGCAGGAGCAGcgggaagagaaggaggaggaggagaagaaggcgGCGAGGGGCGAGCGAAGGGCGGCGCGGAGGCCGGCGGCTGCTACCTGGCGCTGTGCGCGCGGCCCGTGCACTTCGAGAAGGCGAACCCCGTGAACTGCGTGTTCTTCGACGAGGCCAACAAGCAG GTTTTTGCTGTTCGATCTGGTGGAGCTACAGGAGTTGTTGTTAAAGGTTTGGAGGATAGAAATCCTATTTCCTTCAG GATGGAGGACAAAGGAGAAGTGAAGTGCATCAAATTTTCCTTGGGGAACAAGATCCTGGCTGTGCAGAGAACTTTGAAAAGTGTG gattttttgaattttattcCAGATAGCCCTCAGCTAGAATATACACAGGAATGTAAG ACAAAGAATGCCAATATTCTAGGATTCTGCTGGACGAGTTCTACAGAAATTGTCTTCATCACAGATCAAGGAATTGAATTCTACCAG GTATTGCCAGAGAAACGAAGTTTAAAGCTTCTGAAGAATCAGAGTATTAATGTCAATTGGTACATGTATTGTCCAGAGAGCTCTGTCATCCTTCTTTCAACCACTGTCCTTGGCAATGTCCTGCAGCCATTCTATTTCAAG AGCGGGACCATGTCAAAACTATCAAAATTTGAAATTGAGTTACCTGCAGCACCCAAGTCATCCAAGCTCAGCCTTTCTGAAAGAGATATTGCTATGGCTACAAT ATACGGGCAGCTTTACGTTCTCTATTTGAGGCATCACTCAAGGACTTCCAACAGTACAGGAGCAGAAGTAGTGCTCTATCACTTACCCAG AGAGGGCTCCTGTAAGAAGACACATATTTTAAAGCTGAACAGAACTGGGAAGTTTGCACTGAATGTAGTGGATAACTTGGTGGTAGTGCATCATCAGGATACTGAG ACTTCAGTTATATTTGACATCAAGCTAAAAGGAGAATTTGATGGATCCACAACTATCCATCAGTTTGTACTTCCACCTCGATCAATACAACCCTATCAAATACCTGTAGCAG GCCCAGCTTCTGTGACAAGTCAGGCTCCTGTTCCATGTAAACTCT ATTCTTCTTCTTGGATTGTATTTCAACCTGATATTATCATCAGTGCAAGTGAAG GTTACCTCTGGAGTCTTCAAGTGAAACTTGAACCTGTAGTTAACCTCTTGCTAGATAAAGGAAAACTAATGGATTTCCTTCTCCAaagaaaagaatgcaaaatGGTTATCCTGTCTGTATGCTCTCAAA tGCTTAGTGAGCCAGAAAGAGGATCACTGTCTGTGATTGCAACTGTTTTTGACAAACTGAATTATGAATATAAGAAGTACTTGGAAGCTGAGCAAAGCTATACAATG gTGGTAGAAACAGGCCTGAGTAGAAGTAATCCACTCCTGAAACGTCCTGTCCGCACTCAAGCAGTTATTGACCAGTCTGATATGTACACACatgttttatctgtttttaCAGAGAAGAAG GAAGCACCTCACAAGTTCACTATAGCTGTCTTGATGGAATACATTCGCTCTCTCAACCAGTTCCAGATTGCAGTTCAG CACTACTTGTATGAGCTGGTCATCAAAACCCTTGTTCAACACAACTTGTTCTACATGCTCCATCAGTTTCTGCAGTACCATGTGCTCAGTGACTCAAAGCCCTTG GCTTGTCTCTTACTATCCCTGGAAAGCATTTACCCTCCTGCACATCAGCTCTCGCTGGACATGTTAAAA AGACTTTCCACAGCAAATGATGAAATAGTGGAAGTTCTGTTGTCCAAACACCAAGTTTTGGCTGCCTTGAGATTCATCAGGGGTATTGGAGGACACGACAGTATTTCAGCCCGCAAATTCCTCGATGCAGCGAAACAAGCAGAGGATGAGATGCTTTTCTACACCATATTCCGATTCTTTGAACAAAGAAACCAGCGGTTACGAGGAAACCCCAGCTTCACACCAG GTGAGCACTGTGAAGAACATGTCACTTTCTTCAAACAAGTTTTTGGAGAACAAGCTCTCATGAAACCCACAACATTCTGA
- the RIOK3 gene encoding serine/threonine-protein kinase RIO3 encodes MDSVGVAAAAPDAGPGPAWQGKCPWGAPSTTSISCSLADVMSEQLAKELQLEEENAAFPEVVAAAEGPFITGENIDTSSDLMLAQMLQMEFDREYDAQLRREEKKINGDSKVSISFENYRKVHPYDSDSSEDEVDWQDTRHDPYRADKPTTTPRRGFIGKGKDITTKHDEVVCGRKNTARMENFAPEFQVGDGIGMDLKLSNQVFNALKQHAYSEERRSARLHEKKEHSTAEKAVDPKTRLLLYKMVNSGMLETITGCISTGKESVVFHAYGGNATEDKVIPPECAIKVFKTTLNEFKNRDKYIKDDYRFKDRFSKLNPRKIIRMWAEKEMHNLTRMQNAGIPCPQVVILKKHVLVMSFIGQDQVPAPKLKDVTLSSEDMKKAYYQILSMMQQLYRECNLVHADLSEYNMLWHDGKVWLIDVSQSVEPTHPHGLEFLFRDCRNVSQFFQKGGVAEALNERELFNAVSGLNITADNEVDFQAEIEALEKMNEDHVQNHGKKLSTFSSDGDPPIYDE; translated from the exons ATGGACTCGGTGGGAGTCGCTGCCGCCGCGCCCGacgccgggccgggccccgcctGGCAGGGCAAG TGTCCATGGGGAGCCCCTAGCACAACATCAATATCATGTTCTCTTGCTGATGTAATGAGTGAACAGCTGGCAAAAGAATTGCAGctagaagaagaaaatgctgcttttcctgaagtGGTTGC TGCTGCAGAAGGACCATTTATTACAGGAGAAAATATTGATACTTCTAGTGATCTAATGCTAGCTCAGATGCTGCAGATGGAATTTGACAGGGAATATGATGCGCAGCTTCGGCGTGAAGAGAAGAAGATCAATGGAGATAGCAAAG TCTCCATATCCTTTGAAAATTATCGGAAGGTGCATCCCTATGACAGTGACAGCTCAGAGGATGAGGTTGATTGGCAGGATACCCGTCATGATCCATATAGAGCAG ATAAACCTACTACTACACCAAGAAGGGGTTTcataggaaaaggaaaagacattACTACAAAACATGATGAAGTGGtatgtggaagaaaaaacaCTGCTCGCATGGAAAAT TTTGCACCTGAATTCCAAGTTGGGGATGGAATTGGGATGGACTTAAAGCTGTCAAATCAAGTCTTCAATGCCTTAAAACAGCATGCATACTCTGAGGAACGTCGAAGTGCAAGGCTCCATGAGAAGAAGGAGCACTCCACTGCT GAGAAAGCAGTGGATCCTAAAACACGTTTACTTCTGTACAAGATGGTCAATTCTGGGATGCTGGAGACCATCACAGGCTGCATCAGCACGGGAAAAGAATCTGTTGTTTTTCATGCCTATGGAGGAAA TGCAACTGAAGATAAAGTTATTCCTCCAGAATGTGCCATCAAAGTGTTTAAAACAACTCTTAATGAATTCAAGAACCGTGACAAATACATTAAGGATGACTACAGGTTTAAAGACCGCTTCAGTAAACTGAATCCACGAAAAATTATTCGTATGTGGGCTGAGAAAGAAATGCATAACTTAACaag GATGCAAAATGCAGGAATTCCTTGTCCTCAAGTGGTTATCCTTAAGAAACACGTCTTGGTTATGTCTTTCATTGGCCAGGATCAAGTCCCAGCTCCTAAACTAAAGGATGTAACACTTAGTAGTGAAGATATGAAAAAGGCCTACTATCAGATTCTCAGT ATGATGCAGCAGTTGTATAGGGAGTGCAATCTGGTCCATGCAGATCTGAGTGAATACAACATGCTTTGGCATGATGGGAAG GTCTGGCTCATTGATGTCAGTCAGTCTGTGGAGCCAACCCATCCTCATGGACTTGAGTTTTTGTTCAGAGACTGTAGGAATGTTTCACAG TTCTTCCAGAAAGGAGGCGTGGCAGAAGCACTTAATGAGCGTGAACTTTTCAACGCTGTCTCAGGTTTAAATATTACAGCTGACAATGAAGTGGACTTCCAAGCAGAG ATTGAAGCTTTGGAGAAGATGAATGAAGATCACGTGCAGAATCATGGAAAGAAACTGTCAACGTTTTCCAGTGATGGAGACCCACCTATATATGATGAATAG